One genomic segment of Desulfonatronum thioautotrophicum includes these proteins:
- a CDS encoding response regulator: MTTIDDDVRRQILLEIALSISGELELRALLGKSLPLFLRKLNCTAAAVVQLADPEPITSQAVPLSIPRHPEWPKMVRRIRRNLNEDPEQFFTEAQGPGGLWFGFRLRGFGMLLLARPAVFDPLFLREFQPLTDMLARACLACLESERRKQVEQKLALTQASQRALLDNLPFMAWMKDAKGRYTAVNKSFADHTGLQFGDIIGKTTHEVWPQEKAALFAADDESILRTGQPVEGRDQETSPNGDIHWFEYAKHPIIQPASGEITGTTGFRWDVSSRVLAEQNLKYRTAFQRVVMDLAIGFVNTPLERLDQGINNALAMTGQFAGVDRAYLFRYDFVRNVMDNTHEWCAAGIAPQITNLRNISNTQFPDWVQAHRQGEIVHIPSVADLALENPIRAVLDSQGIRTLITLPLIQDQNCFGFVGFDVVQEEKVWSDEEIDLLRILAELFTNAEVRRAHERHLVEARAGAEAASRAKSEFLANMSHEIRTPLHGVVSMIGLLKETRTSQEQQEFLHMAETSAESLLSVINDILDFSKIEAGKLELSLQFFDLEDEIHRMSGLIAAKAREKNLELMVRYDPKTPRIVEGDNLRLRQILSNLLANAIKFTERGHILLNVEPLYLEDGLAMIRFLVEDTGIGIPENRLQHIFEQFTQVDGSTSRRYGGTGLGLAICQQLVTMMGGTITVGSTVNRGSRFFFDLPLPYRKITPDKPTDTLPDAPPDTPSDASPDASLGTPHALPGNLRGYRALIVDDQAINRRILAEHLSAWGMDHESAESAWEAVRKLEAAWERSAPVDIMLLDYAMPEMNGVELAQTLRKSPKWRDLRLILLTSKWTQMNLRQCNELGLNAVLQKPVVSGDLFDTVRRTLSHVHGPGCTEEPPTNTDPDVPPPSLELSEFWGSLERPIHVLLVDDHPINRKSAVMHLRKLQCEVTTAENGLEALKLVQELDVDIVLMDVQMPVMDGYEATQAIRSLGGRYTTLPIIALTANAMEGDRQRCLDAGMTDYLPKPLPKDGLATLLAAHRPERTPQAENQHQSPPSGPDLDYAALLRQYEGDLDMAREMLQDFLADTPNEIASIGQALTRRDPITEQLAHRLKGPSSYVGAIRLQAHCSRIVETVRRGQWDATDQEFQALQLAWTGFTKESTAWLSKVKTDALD; the protein is encoded by the coding sequence ATGACCACAATAGATGACGATGTTCGTCGCCAAATTCTCCTGGAAATCGCCCTGTCCATCAGTGGCGAACTGGAACTGCGCGCACTGCTGGGCAAAAGTCTGCCCCTGTTTTTGCGCAAACTGAATTGCACCGCCGCCGCGGTGGTCCAGCTTGCGGATCCGGAACCCATCACCTCCCAGGCTGTCCCACTGTCCATTCCCCGCCACCCTGAATGGCCAAAAATGGTCCGGCGGATCCGCCGCAATCTCAACGAAGATCCGGAACAATTTTTCACGGAGGCCCAGGGTCCAGGTGGGCTCTGGTTCGGATTTCGACTGCGCGGCTTCGGCATGCTGCTCCTGGCCCGACCGGCGGTCTTTGATCCTCTCTTCCTGCGCGAATTCCAGCCCTTGACCGACATGCTGGCCCGGGCCTGCCTGGCCTGCCTGGAGTCGGAGCGCCGCAAACAGGTGGAGCAAAAGCTGGCCTTGACCCAGGCCAGTCAGCGGGCCTTGTTGGACAACCTCCCGTTCATGGCCTGGATGAAGGACGCAAAGGGCCGGTACACGGCGGTGAACAAGAGCTTTGCGGACCACACCGGCCTTCAGTTTGGCGACATTATTGGCAAAACCACCCACGAGGTCTGGCCTCAGGAAAAAGCCGCACTGTTTGCCGCGGACGACGAGTCCATTCTGCGGACCGGCCAACCTGTCGAGGGACGGGACCAGGAAACATCTCCCAACGGGGATATCCATTGGTTCGAGTACGCCAAGCACCCCATCATTCAGCCGGCGTCCGGGGAGATCACCGGGACCACCGGCTTTCGCTGGGATGTCTCCAGCCGTGTTCTCGCCGAACAAAACCTGAAATACCGCACGGCCTTCCAGCGCGTGGTCATGGACCTGGCCATCGGATTCGTGAATACCCCGCTGGAACGTCTGGACCAAGGCATCAACAACGCCCTGGCCATGACCGGACAGTTTGCCGGGGTGGATCGGGCCTACCTGTTCCGCTACGATTTTGTGCGTAATGTCATGGACAATACCCATGAGTGGTGTGCCGCGGGCATTGCTCCGCAAATCACCAATCTGCGCAACATATCCAATACCCAGTTCCCGGACTGGGTTCAGGCCCATCGCCAGGGGGAGATCGTGCACATTCCCAGCGTGGCGGACCTGGCACTGGAGAACCCGATTCGAGCCGTCCTGGACTCCCAGGGCATCCGCACCCTGATCACGTTGCCCTTGATCCAGGACCAAAACTGTTTTGGCTTTGTTGGTTTCGACGTCGTACAGGAAGAAAAAGTCTGGAGTGACGAGGAAATCGACCTCCTTCGGATTCTGGCAGAACTGTTCACCAATGCAGAGGTCCGGCGCGCGCACGAACGGCATTTGGTGGAAGCCAGGGCCGGGGCAGAGGCAGCCAGCCGGGCCAAAAGCGAATTTCTGGCCAATATGAGTCATGAAATCCGGACCCCGTTGCACGGCGTGGTGAGCATGATCGGCCTGCTCAAGGAAACCAGGACCTCCCAGGAACAGCAAGAGTTTCTGCACATGGCGGAAACGTCGGCGGAATCTCTCTTGTCGGTCATCAACGACATTTTGGATTTTTCCAAGATCGAGGCTGGAAAACTGGAACTCTCCCTCCAGTTTTTTGACCTGGAAGATGAAATTCACCGCATGAGCGGGCTGATCGCGGCCAAGGCCCGGGAGAAAAACCTGGAACTCATGGTCCGGTACGACCCCAAAACCCCACGGATTGTGGAAGGGGACAATCTGCGCCTGCGTCAAATTCTCTCCAACCTTTTGGCCAACGCCATCAAGTTCACGGAGCGCGGCCACATCCTGCTCAACGTCGAACCTCTCTATCTGGAAGATGGCTTGGCCATGATTCGTTTTTTGGTGGAGGATACCGGCATCGGCATCCCCGAAAACCGTTTGCAGCACATTTTTGAACAGTTCACCCAGGTGGACGGTTCCACCAGCCGCCGCTACGGGGGAACCGGTCTGGGCTTGGCCATCTGCCAGCAGTTGGTAACCATGATGGGCGGGACCATCACGGTGGGCAGCACCGTTAACCGGGGATCGCGCTTCTTTTTCGACCTGCCGTTGCCATACCGGAAAATCACTCCGGATAAACCAACGGATACGTTACCGGATGCACCACCAGATACACCATCAGATGCATCACCAGATGCTTCATTGGGCACGCCTCATGCATTACCAGGCAATCTCCGCGGCTACCGGGCTCTGATTGTCGACGACCAGGCCATCAACCGCCGGATTCTGGCCGAACATCTGTCCGCCTGGGGCATGGATCACGAATCAGCAGAGAGTGCCTGGGAGGCAGTGCGCAAACTGGAAGCCGCCTGGGAGCGTTCCGCACCCGTTGACATCATGCTCCTGGATTATGCCATGCCGGAGATGAACGGAGTTGAACTGGCCCAGACCCTGCGGAAATCCCCGAAGTGGCGGGATCTCCGTCTGATCCTGCTGACCTCCAAGTGGACCCAGATGAATTTGCGGCAGTGCAATGAGTTGGGGCTGAACGCCGTGCTCCAAAAACCCGTGGTCTCTGGAGATCTTTTTGACACTGTACGGAGGACGTTGTCGCACGTTCACGGACCGGGCTGCACCGAGGAACCTCCGACCAATACAGACCCGGACGTCCCCCCACCTTCTTTGGAATTGTCGGAATTTTGGGGCTCTCTGGAGAGGCCGATTCATGTCCTGTTGGTGGACGACCACCCCATCAATCGCAAGTCCGCGGTCATGCACCTGCGAAAATTGCAATGCGAGGTAACCACGGCGGAAAATGGCCTGGAAGCCCTGAAACTGGTACAGGAGCTTGATGTGGATATCGTGCTCATGGATGTACAGATGCCGGTGATGGACGGGTACGAGGCCACCCAGGCCATTCGAAGCCTGGGTGGGCGATACACAACACTGCCGATTATCGCCTTGACCGCCAATGCCATGGAGGGGGACCGGCAGCGCTGCCTGGATGCCGGCATGACCGACTACCTGCCGAAACCACTACCCAAGGACGGATTGGCCACTCTTCTGGCCGCACACCGTCCGGAACGGACCCCGCAAGCCGAGAATCAACACCAGTCACCACCCAGCGGGCCGGATCTGGATTACGCCGCGTTGCTGCGACAATACGAGGGCGACCTGGACATGGCCCGAGAAATGCTTCAGGACTTTCTGGCGGACACCCCGAACGAGATCGCCTCCATCGGCCAGGCCCTGACCCGCCGTGACCCGATAACCGAGCAGCTGGCCCACCGGCTCAAAGGACCCAGTTCGTATGTCGGCGCGATACGTTTGCAGGCTCACTGCTCCAGGATCGTCGAGACCGTGCGTCGCGGACAATGGGATGCGACCGACCAGGAGTTTCAGGCCTTGCAGCTGGCTTGGACCGGATTTACTAAGGAAAGCACGGCTTGGCTGAGCAAGGTAAAGACGGATGCGCTGGATTGA
- a CDS encoding HD-GYP domain-containing protein, whose product MKVLIVDDEKLSRKTLGFFLEKLGHEVLLAENGKQGFQLWQELSPRIVLTDWNMPVMDGAELCRRIRAAEGDDYTYLIMITARTDSNDLVAGFEAGVDDYLTKPVRKDELAVRLKAGERIFSLQDKDMVIFALAKLAETRDSETGFHLERIQGYSRLLAEALDRDVFPEVNRQFIETIHATSPLHDVGKVGIPDRILLKPDRLNDEEFAIIKTHTTIGFETLQSAIQKNPKAVYLRMSAEIARSHHERWDGSGYPDGLQGEAIPLAARILAVADVYDALISKRVYKEAFTHEATRSLILEGRGSHFDPRIVDTFLRVEDSVLAVARKYQE is encoded by the coding sequence ATGAAGGTTTTGATCGTCGATGACGAGAAATTGAGTCGAAAGACTCTGGGATTCTTCCTCGAAAAGCTTGGGCATGAAGTGCTCCTGGCGGAAAACGGCAAGCAGGGCTTCCAGCTCTGGCAGGAGCTTTCGCCCCGGATCGTCCTGACGGACTGGAACATGCCGGTCATGGACGGCGCGGAACTCTGCCGGCGGATCCGGGCCGCCGAGGGCGATGACTATACCTACCTGATCATGATCACCGCCCGGACGGATTCCAACGACCTGGTCGCCGGATTCGAAGCCGGGGTGGACGACTACCTGACCAAGCCGGTGCGCAAGGATGAACTCGCCGTCCGACTCAAGGCCGGAGAACGGATTTTCAGCCTCCAGGACAAGGACATGGTCATCTTTGCCCTGGCCAAGCTGGCCGAGACCCGGGACTCCGAAACCGGCTTTCACCTGGAGCGCATCCAAGGCTACTCCCGCCTCCTGGCCGAAGCTCTGGACCGGGACGTATTTCCAGAGGTCAACCGCCAGTTCATCGAAACCATTCACGCCACCAGCCCGCTCCACGACGTGGGTAAGGTGGGCATCCCGGACCGGATTCTGCTCAAACCGGATCGACTCAATGATGAGGAATTCGCGATCATCAAGACCCATACCACCATTGGCTTTGAAACCCTGCAGAGCGCAATCCAGAAAAATCCCAAGGCAGTCTATCTGCGCATGTCCGCGGAAATCGCCCGCAGCCACCATGAACGCTGGGACGGCAGCGGATATCCCGACGGCCTGCAAGGTGAGGCAATCCCCTTGGCCGCGCGCATCCTGGCCGTGGCCGATGTCTACGACGCTCTGATTTCCAAGCGGGTCTACAAGGAGGCCTTCACCCACGAAGCCACGCGGAGCCTCATCCTGGAAGGCCGAGGCTCCCACTTTGATCCGCGAATCGTGGACACGTTTCTAAGGGTGGAAGACAGTGTACTGGCCGTGGCCCGCAAATACCAGGAATAG
- a CDS encoding fluoride efflux transporter FluC: MPDSYPRPLTLALLVGIFGAAGAISRYILTMAAFWLLGPEFPWGIFLVNVLGCFLFGALWALSEHRCMIPFPASMAMLTGFVGSFTTFSNLVFEAELLLQAKQWGALALYLLGQNILGFAALALGLWIAGGQQSPDKS, translated from the coding sequence ATGCCCGACAGCTACCCACGTCCCTTGACCCTTGCCCTGCTCGTCGGGATCTTCGGTGCGGCCGGGGCCATCAGCCGCTATATTTTGACCATGGCGGCTTTCTGGCTTCTGGGACCGGAATTTCCCTGGGGGATCTTCCTGGTGAATGTCCTGGGCTGCTTTCTTTTCGGAGCACTCTGGGCGCTCTCCGAGCACCGCTGCATGATTCCCTTTCCGGCCAGCATGGCCATGCTGACCGGGTTCGTGGGATCGTTCACCACCTTTTCCAATCTGGTCTTTGAAGCCGAACTCCTGCTGCAGGCAAAACAGTGGGGGGCCTTGGCCCTGTATCTCCTCGGCCAGAATATACTGGGCTTTGCCGCACTGGCGTTGGGACTGTGGATCGCAGGCGGCCAACAATCACCGGACAAAAGTTGA
- a CDS encoding leucyl aminopeptidase encodes METALRIQEEYNGDALIFFGFEKEDRLLPGLQAWLAGEGGWLAGNSAVTKFSGSAKSVRYFYPPAGVSGPVLILAGLGRRACFGVRELRQAVASAVGCAMDLEMVELGLNTATLQDTGLDITVAAEESVSAAMTAVYRFDRLKTEQEERKKTPTRLSLLQDKKPVDTALGSRLDEAVAVGQGLHLARDLVNMPANLATPEYLAETAREMATRHGFRADILAAEQIRELGMGAYAAVFQSNPEQARLIVLDTHPDRALDQTVEGSHAPLVLIGKGISFDTGGISLKPSQGMEEMKGDMGGAAAVLGFFEAYGRLGGGRQGQRRVVGIIPCTENTPGSLAIKPGDVVTSFSGKTVEIINTDAEGRLLLCDALAYSKQYTPMGIIDVATLTGAMVVSLGPRIAGVFAEPAALADLVRRVGERVGEPAWPMPLWADYKDELKSEVADLKNVGAREGGAIHAALFLQRFVPEKTPWVHLDIAGPAFAKKKGDHGISGGTGFGVRTLVELVKEWPEKD; translated from the coding sequence ATGGAAACAGCATTGCGCATTCAAGAGGAATATAATGGGGATGCCCTGATTTTTTTTGGGTTTGAGAAAGAGGACCGCCTTTTGCCCGGGCTGCAAGCCTGGTTGGCTGGTGAGGGTGGCTGGCTGGCCGGTAACTCTGCGGTGACCAAGTTTTCTGGAAGCGCGAAATCCGTGCGCTATTTTTATCCACCAGCCGGGGTCAGCGGTCCGGTTTTGATTCTGGCCGGTTTGGGCCGTCGAGCGTGCTTTGGAGTGCGGGAACTGCGTCAGGCAGTGGCCTCTGCCGTGGGCTGCGCCATGGACCTGGAGATGGTCGAGCTTGGATTGAATACGGCGACGTTGCAAGACACCGGATTGGATATCACCGTGGCCGCCGAAGAGTCGGTTTCCGCGGCCATGACCGCCGTCTACCGCTTTGATCGACTGAAAACGGAACAGGAAGAACGGAAAAAGACCCCGACCCGGTTGTCTCTGCTGCAGGACAAGAAGCCTGTCGACACAGCCTTGGGGAGCAGACTGGACGAAGCCGTGGCAGTGGGCCAAGGCCTGCACCTGGCCCGTGATCTGGTGAATATGCCCGCCAACCTGGCCACTCCGGAGTACCTGGCGGAAACAGCTCGGGAAATGGCCACGCGACATGGTTTCCGTGCCGATATCCTGGCTGCGGAGCAGATCAGGGAGCTGGGTATGGGGGCTTATGCCGCGGTCTTCCAGTCCAATCCGGAACAGGCCCGGCTGATCGTTCTGGATACGCATCCTGACAGAGCCTTGGACCAGACCGTTGAAGGCAGCCATGCTCCCTTGGTGCTGATCGGCAAAGGAATCAGCTTTGATACCGGGGGCATTTCCCTGAAGCCCAGCCAGGGCATGGAGGAGATGAAAGGCGACATGGGCGGGGCCGCGGCCGTGCTGGGCTTTTTCGAGGCGTATGGGCGACTGGGTGGAGGTCGGCAGGGACAGCGACGGGTGGTGGGGATTATCCCCTGCACCGAAAACACTCCCGGTTCCCTGGCCATCAAACCTGGCGACGTGGTCACGAGTTTCTCCGGCAAGACCGTGGAAATCATCAATACCGACGCCGAGGGACGATTGCTGCTTTGCGACGCCCTGGCCTACAGCAAGCAGTACACGCCGATGGGCATCATCGACGTGGCGACCTTGACCGGTGCGATGGTCGTCTCCCTGGGGCCGCGCATTGCCGGCGTCTTTGCGGAGCCGGCGGCTTTGGCTGATCTGGTCCGACGCGTCGGGGAGCGGGTGGGCGAACCGGCCTGGCCCATGCCGCTATGGGCCGACTACAAGGACGAGCTGAAGAGCGAGGTGGCGGACCTGAAAAATGTTGGGGCCCGTGAGGGTGGGGCCATCCACGCAGCTCTGTTTCTGCAGCGTTTCGTTCCGGAAAAAACACCTTGGGTGCATCTGGATATCGCCGGTCCGGCCTTTGCCAAAAAAAAGGGGGATCACGGCATTTCCGGCGGCACCGGCTTTGGGGTGCGCACGCTCGTGGAACTTGTAAAGGAGTGGCCGGAAAAGGACTAA
- a CDS encoding 3D domain-containing protein, whose amino-acid sequence MRYTLPIIFILALLNMHLLLKSNEPVVTSPTLLTKEYRFCMKKDLELLKAQDEIHILKMILRGYRESRISVREETSYKTASLATELATVLNENRTLRQMVDTYRDANTHRLRLTAYTARPEECNDDIENTAIMQSPVPGWTVAVSRDLKGWLGKRVYIEGFGVRLVNDLMNARYANAIDVLVPDVPTAKKIGVRRNILVTLVEPLATDEANLSNELVVMLAKQSSQTEADGQR is encoded by the coding sequence ATGCGCTACACCCTGCCCATCATTTTCATCCTGGCCTTGTTGAACATGCACCTGCTCCTCAAATCGAACGAGCCTGTGGTGACGTCCCCTACCCTGCTGACCAAGGAATATCGCTTCTGCATGAAGAAGGATCTCGAGCTGCTCAAGGCCCAGGATGAAATCCACATTCTGAAAATGATCCTCCGCGGCTACCGGGAGTCCAGGATAAGCGTCCGTGAAGAGACCTCGTACAAAACAGCAAGCCTGGCCACTGAACTTGCCACGGTGCTGAATGAAAACCGAACACTCAGACAAATGGTCGATACATACCGCGACGCAAACACCCACCGGCTCCGTCTCACCGCGTACACGGCTCGTCCGGAGGAATGCAACGACGACATTGAAAATACCGCGATCATGCAGTCCCCGGTTCCCGGCTGGACCGTAGCCGTTTCCCGAGACCTGAAGGGTTGGCTGGGGAAACGGGTTTACATCGAAGGATTTGGTGTCCGGCTGGTCAACGATCTCATGAATGCCCGCTACGCCAATGCCATAGATGTCCTGGTACCGGACGTACCCACCGCCAAAAAAATCGGTGTTCGGCGAAACATTCTGGTTACCCTTGTGGAGCCCCTGGCTACTGACGAAGCAAACCTCAGCAATGAGCTCGTTGTGATGCTTGCAAAGCAATCATCACAAACCGAGGCTGATGGGCAACGTTAA
- the thrS gene encoding threonine--tRNA ligase: MYIEIGDQQLEVGEGENCGQILSRALSKKKLKTAVGCRCATALLDVHTPIDPTQCTRLEAVDMSSPEGLAMIRHSAAHIMAEAVQRLFPTAKVTIGPDIESGFYYDFDFERPFTPQDLEAIEAEMAKSVAEDQPFHRRNIAKKEAHSLFESMGETYKLEILNALEDGTVSLYEHGGFTDLCRGPHVPSTGYIKAFKLTSVAGAYWRGDESRPMLQRIYGTAFASQKDLQKYLLRLEEAKKRDHRKLGVQLDLFSFCEEAGPGMPIFHPKGAMLRFLLEHFERREHLRRGYQLVQGPQMLRRELWERSGHYDNYRENMYFTEIDEQAYGVKPMNCLAHMLIYKSQVRSYRDLPLRFFELGTVQRHEKSGVLHGLLRVRQFTQDDAHILCRPDQLQDEIIAILHLVQDVMSLFGFEYEVALSTRPDKSIGADADWERATTALTNALETLGLEYAVNPGDGAFYGPKIDIKLKDALDRRWQCSTIQCDFTLPERFDLYYTGQDGNRHRPVMLHRVILGALERFLGILIEHYAGAFPVWLAPVQARVLTVTDAQNPWAEDCVRHLQAEGFRVETDLRNEKLGYKVREAQLQKIPFMLVIGEREAQSQAVNVRTRTGENRGEQSLDQVTAMIRDECIEPFKRGGMPYYLG; this comes from the coding sequence GTGTATATCGAAATAGGCGACCAGCAGCTGGAGGTCGGCGAAGGCGAAAACTGCGGCCAGATTTTATCCCGCGCTTTGAGCAAAAAGAAGCTGAAAACCGCAGTCGGGTGTCGCTGTGCCACGGCTCTGCTCGACGTGCATACTCCCATCGACCCCACCCAATGCACACGCCTCGAAGCCGTGGACATGAGCAGTCCCGAAGGACTGGCCATGATCCGACACAGCGCCGCCCACATCATGGCCGAAGCGGTCCAGCGTCTGTTTCCCACAGCCAAGGTGACCATCGGTCCGGACATTGAAAGCGGCTTCTACTACGATTTCGATTTTGAACGGCCCTTCACTCCCCAGGACCTGGAAGCCATTGAGGCCGAAATGGCCAAAAGCGTGGCCGAAGACCAGCCCTTTCACCGCCGGAACATTGCCAAGAAGGAAGCCCATTCCCTCTTCGAGAGCATGGGTGAGACCTATAAACTGGAAATCCTGAACGCACTGGAGGACGGAACCGTGTCTCTTTACGAGCACGGGGGGTTCACGGATCTCTGCCGCGGACCGCACGTTCCGTCCACGGGATACATCAAGGCCTTCAAGCTGACGTCCGTGGCCGGAGCCTACTGGCGCGGCGACGAGTCCAGGCCGATGCTTCAACGAATCTACGGCACTGCCTTTGCCTCGCAAAAGGATCTGCAAAAGTATCTGCTCCGCCTGGAAGAAGCCAAAAAGCGCGACCACCGCAAGCTGGGCGTCCAGCTGGACCTGTTCAGCTTCTGTGAAGAGGCCGGGCCGGGCATGCCGATTTTCCACCCCAAAGGCGCCATGTTGCGCTTTCTCTTGGAACATTTCGAACGTAGGGAACACCTGCGTCGGGGCTATCAGCTGGTCCAGGGACCGCAAATGCTGCGCCGCGAACTCTGGGAACGCTCCGGGCACTATGACAACTACCGTGAGAATATGTACTTCACGGAGATCGACGAACAGGCCTACGGCGTCAAACCCATGAACTGCCTGGCCCATATGCTGATCTACAAATCCCAGGTCCGCAGCTATCGGGATCTTCCCTTGCGTTTCTTCGAGCTGGGCACGGTCCAACGGCATGAGAAGTCCGGAGTGCTTCACGGCCTACTGCGGGTTCGCCAGTTCACCCAGGACGACGCCCACATCCTCTGCCGTCCGGATCAGCTTCAGGATGAAATCATCGCCATTCTGCACCTGGTCCAGGACGTGATGAGCCTCTTTGGCTTCGAGTACGAAGTGGCTCTAAGCACCCGGCCGGACAAGTCCATTGGCGCTGATGCAGACTGGGAACGGGCCACCACCGCACTGACCAACGCTTTGGAAACCCTGGGACTGGAATATGCCGTCAACCCTGGCGACGGAGCCTTTTACGGACCAAAGATTGACATCAAGCTCAAGGATGCCCTAGATCGCCGCTGGCAGTGTTCCACTATCCAGTGCGACTTCACCCTGCCGGAACGCTTCGATCTGTACTACACCGGCCAGGACGGAAATCGACATCGACCGGTTATGCTTCACCGGGTGATCCTGGGAGCCTTGGAACGTTTTCTGGGAATTCTCATCGAGCACTATGCCGGGGCGTTTCCGGTTTGGCTGGCCCCGGTGCAGGCCAGGGTACTTACGGTCACCGACGCGCAGAACCCATGGGCCGAAGACTGCGTCCGGCATCTGCAGGCTGAGGGATTTCGCGTGGAAACCGATCTGCGCAACGAAAAACTGGGATACAAGGTGCGTGAAGCCCAGTTGCAGAAAATTCCGTTCATGCTCGTCATCGGCGAACGGGAAGCCCAATCCCAGGCCGTGAACGTTCGCACCAGAACAGGCGAAAATCGCGGCGAACAGTCTCTGGACCAGGTCACGGCGATGATCCGGGACGAGTGTATCGAACCTTTCAAACGCGGAGGAATGCCCTATTACCTCGGTTAA
- the infC gene encoding translation initiation factor IF-3, whose translation MTSVKRTRCNKQIRAQEVRVIGDDGKQVGILPLAEALAYAENLGVDLVEVSPDANPPVCRVMDFGKYKYELQKKQQEGRKKQTLVQLKEIKFRPKTDDHDFETKLKHIRRFLEAGDKCKVTVAFRGREMMHRDRGEMVLRRVLEELGDDAKVDQHPSMEGRTMNMVLSAVEKKK comes from the coding sequence ATTACCTCGGTTAAACGGACCCGCTGCAACAAGCAGATCCGGGCTCAAGAAGTTCGCGTCATTGGCGACGACGGCAAGCAAGTGGGAATTTTACCCCTTGCCGAGGCGCTTGCGTATGCGGAAAATTTGGGAGTGGACTTGGTGGAGGTGTCTCCGGACGCCAACCCGCCGGTCTGTCGGGTCATGGACTTTGGGAAGTACAAGTACGAACTGCAGAAAAAGCAGCAGGAAGGCCGCAAGAAGCAGACCCTGGTCCAGCTCAAGGAAATCAAATTTCGCCCCAAGACCGACGATCACGACTTTGAAACCAAGCTGAAGCACATCCGTCGCTTCCTGGAAGCAGGGGACAAATGCAAGGTGACCGTGGCCTTTCGCGGGCGGGAAATGATGCACCGCGACCGGGGGGAAATGGTCCTGAGACGGGTACTGGAAGAACTGGGCGACGATGCCAAGGTCGACCAGCATCCTTCCATGGAAGGGCGCACCATGAACATGGTGCTCAGCGCCGTGGAAAAGAAAAAATAG
- the rpmI gene encoding 50S ribosomal protein L35, producing the protein MTKMKTRKSAAKRFKLTGSGKIKRRKAFMRHILTKKSPKRKRQLGKDTILAPANVKAVRKMIPFAK; encoded by the coding sequence ATGACCAAGATGAAGACACGAAAAAGCGCCGCCAAGCGGTTCAAATTGACCGGCTCCGGCAAGATCAAACGTCGCAAGGCGTTTATGCGTCACATATTGACCAAGAAAAGCCCGAAACGGAAACGCCAATTGGGGAAGGACACCATCCTCGCGCCGGCCAATGTCAAGGCTGTGCGGAAGATGATCCCCTTTGCCAAGTAA
- the rplT gene encoding 50S ribosomal protein L20, whose product MRVKRGLAAHRRHKKYLDMAKGYRGARSRLYRTARVTVERALAYAYRDRKVRKREFRALWIMRINAAARVHGLSYSKFMHGLSLAGIGLNRKVLADLAVREKDHFAQLAGMAKAKLA is encoded by the coding sequence ATGCGTGTAAAACGCGGCTTGGCGGCCCACCGCCGGCACAAAAAATATCTGGATATGGCCAAGGGTTATCGCGGAGCCCGAAGCAGACTGTACCGCACCGCACGTGTCACTGTGGAACGCGCCCTGGCGTACGCCTACCGCGACCGCAAGGTTCGCAAACGTGAATTTCGCGCCCTGTGGATCATGCGCATCAATGCCGCGGCTCGGGTTCACGGACTGTCCTACAGCAAATTCATGCACGGCCTCTCTCTGGCCGGCATCGGCTTGAACCGCAAGGTCCTGGCTGACTTGGCTGTTCGCGAAAAGGATCACTTCGCGCAACTAGCCGGAATGGCCAAAGCCAAGCTGGCCTGA